Genomic window (Jeotgalibaca ciconiae):
CAAAACCTGTCAACATTCAAGGAGGAATAACATGCACTGGACAGAAATGCTGATCCCCTCTGCTTTTAGCTTTGCTCTGACAATCAGCATCTTGCCAATTTTCATTGGTTATCTTCGGTTACGCCAATTTGGCCAGACGACAAGAGAAGAAGGACCTTTATGGCATGAAGCAAAAAGTGGAACTCCCACTATGGGAGGAGCTGTATTTATTATTGCAGCTATCTTGATTACCATTGTTACCGCTGTGTGGCAAAAGGTATTTAACTATACAACGATTATGTTACTGGTTGCCTTACTATTTTTTGCTGCAATTGGTTTTTGGGATGATTTTATAAAAATCTTCAAAAAGCAAAACGAAGGACTAACCTCTAAACAAAAATTTATCGCTCAACTAGTAGGTTCAGGAATCTTTGTCATCCTGTTTTACTTAAGTGGCAAAGCACCACTGATTACCGTTCCATTTATTGGACAAGTTGAAAATTGGCTGTTTTTTGCTGCTTTTACAATCATATGGATTACAGGGTTTTCTAACGCTGTCAATTTAACAGATGGATTAGATGGCTTAGTTGCAGGAACAGCAAGTATCGCTTATGCAGCCTATGCCTATATCGCTCATGTCCAAGGTCAAACAGAAATCTTATTGTTTTGTTTAACGATTATTGGCGGTTTAGTTGGATTCTTTATTTTTAATAAAAAGCCGGCAAAAATCTTTATGGGAGATGTGGGTTCACTAGCGTTAGGTGCAGGACTTGCTGTTGTATCTTTGTCTCTTCACCAAGAATGGAGTTTATTAATTATTGGGCTTATTTTTGTTATTGAAACAGCAAGCGTGATTCTCCAAGTAAGTTCTTTCAAGTTACGTGGAAAAAGAATTTTTAAAATGAGT
Coding sequences:
- the mraY gene encoding phospho-N-acetylmuramoyl-pentapeptide-transferase, which translates into the protein MHWTEMLIPSAFSFALTISILPIFIGYLRLRQFGQTTREEGPLWHEAKSGTPTMGGAVFIIAAILITIVTAVWQKVFNYTTIMLLVALLFFAAIGFWDDFIKIFKKQNEGLTSKQKFIAQLVGSGIFVILFYLSGKAPLITVPFIGQVENWLFFAAFTIIWITGFSNAVNLTDGLDGLVAGTASIAYAAYAYIAHVQGQTEILLFCLTIIGGLVGFFIFNKKPAKIFMGDVGSLALGAGLAVVSLSLHQEWSLLIIGLIFVIETASVILQVSSFKLRGKRIFKMSPIHHHFEMSGWSEWRVVITFWLVGLIAAIIGLLLVL